A region from the Vicia villosa cultivar HV-30 ecotype Madison, WI unplaced genomic scaffold, Vvil1.0 ctg.003747F_1_1, whole genome shotgun sequence genome encodes:
- the LOC131641436 gene encoding uncharacterized protein LOC131641436, giving the protein MAIASESESVRQRLVDRFMSTGNTESLHLWAYNTRPVGAHWLLLAINPIREVVYYLNSVNGEWTNYQAMKDIVDLSIQVFRSQRDAQVSRTKSNNITWIQVQCPQQRNSYDCGYFVLRYMKEILQANQLEIPLTYLDEFRATAYPKLKLEEIKEDLCQFYIKRFFM; this is encoded by the exons atggcaattgcttcggaatcggaatcagttagacagcgcttagtagatagattcatgtccaccggcaatacagaaagtctgcatctttgggcgtataatacccgaccagtagg agcacactggttgctgcttgctatcaaccctataagggaagtcgtgtattatctgaattcggtaaatggtgaatggaccaattatcaggccatgaaggacatcgttgattt atcaatacaagtgttccgaagtcaacgggacgcacaggtatcccgaactaaatctaacaacattacttggatccaagtgcag tgtccgcaacagcgaaacagttacgattgcggatactttgttttgaggtatatgaaagaaatccttcaggcgaatcaattagagattccgctcacg taccttgacgaattccgtgctactgcgtacccgaagcttaagttggaagaaatcaaagaagatttgtgtcaattttatattaagcgctttttcatgtag